Proteins encoded within one genomic window of Terriglobia bacterium:
- the priA gene encoding primosomal protein N', whose product MPEFCDVALPVPLEANFTYRLNGAAPVIGGRVIVPFREQRLPGIVVALHDTPPRMTAKNVLTVLDSAPVLDSDLLKLGQWIADYYVAPLGEVFRTMLPLGAEFRRARGYRLTDRGMEALHQSATLGSSLRSPKSAEDQASEIAVINHLLDRDLVREESLRSATHATRTTLNALVRKKWIERLDLSAVRDATRTIRVAVLNESLEPRCAEATKGRALNANQSALLRAIKEAGGSLAVAQLNQLPIPRTTLSTLLKRGLVMIENQPAELRRSSLKTRGLDFIFSPKQNSGLQHINAAVAARKFSVTLLHGVTGSGKTVVYLAAMQEVLNAGRSAIMLVPEIGLTPAAAAHLHQVFGEQVAILHSALSDSERAEQWHRIRRGEARMVVGTRSAVFAPVTDLALIVVDEEHDHSYKQEETPRYHARDVAIMRAKMAGAAIVLGSATPSLESYHNARTGKSTLIELPDRVESRPLPEVEILDMREEFRETGHQQIVSRKLAAEIGDRLARNEQVMLLLNRRGYSAFVLCRTCGDTVQCKNCAIAMTHHKRRRALECHYCGYTRPVPQTCPKCGSEYVQFLGSGSEKLEEQLHAMYPQARIARLDRDTVRARGDFERVLSALHAGELDMVVGTQMIAKGHDIHGVTLVGVVGADLALVFPDFRAAERTFQLLAQVAGRAGRGSAPGKVILQTYFPEHYAVQFAAQHNYSAFYDKELRYRNWMRYPPFSALANVLVRSDCLDDALQWAGTLGQWLEKTPHESIRALGPAAAPLSRLMTEYRYHFVLKSASRAKLNGLLRAMLAYAVAQKIPRTNVVVDVDALSLL is encoded by the coding sequence ATGCCTGAATTCTGCGACGTCGCGCTGCCCGTGCCGCTGGAGGCGAACTTTACCTACCGGCTCAATGGCGCCGCTCCGGTCATCGGTGGGCGCGTTATCGTGCCCTTTCGCGAGCAGCGCCTGCCGGGCATTGTGGTCGCACTCCACGACACGCCGCCAAGGATGACGGCCAAGAACGTCCTCACCGTTCTCGATTCCGCGCCTGTGCTCGATTCCGATCTGCTCAAGCTCGGCCAGTGGATTGCCGATTACTACGTCGCGCCGCTGGGCGAGGTCTTTCGCACCATGCTGCCGCTGGGCGCCGAATTCCGCCGCGCGCGCGGCTATCGCCTCACCGACCGCGGCATGGAAGCACTGCACCAGTCAGCGACGCTCGGCTCGTCATTGCGTTCCCCGAAATCGGCCGAGGACCAGGCATCGGAGATCGCAGTTATAAATCATCTTCTCGACCGCGACCTCGTACGCGAGGAATCGCTGCGCTCCGCAACGCACGCCACGCGAACAACCCTGAATGCGCTCGTCCGCAAGAAATGGATCGAACGCCTCGACCTCTCCGCCGTTCGCGACGCCACTCGCACCATCCGCGTCGCCGTGCTGAACGAATCCCTCGAGCCGCGCTGCGCCGAGGCCACCAAAGGCCGCGCCCTCAACGCCAATCAAAGCGCCTTACTGCGCGCCATCAAAGAGGCCGGCGGAAGCCTCGCCGTCGCACAGCTCAACCAATTACCGATCCCGCGCACCACGCTCAGCACGCTGCTCAAACGTGGCTTGGTGATGATCGAAAACCAGCCGGCGGAGCTTCGCAGGTCGTCGCTGAAAACGCGCGGCCTCGACTTCATCTTCAGCCCCAAGCAGAATTCCGGGCTGCAGCACATCAACGCCGCCGTCGCCGCCAGGAAATTTTCGGTTACGTTGCTGCACGGTGTGACCGGCTCGGGCAAGACCGTGGTCTATCTCGCCGCCATGCAGGAGGTGCTGAATGCAGGACGCTCGGCGATCATGCTGGTCCCGGAGATCGGCCTCACCCCCGCCGCCGCCGCGCACCTGCACCAGGTATTCGGCGAACAGGTTGCCATCCTGCATTCCGCTCTGAGCGACTCGGAAAGGGCTGAGCAGTGGCATCGCATCCGGCGTGGCGAGGCGCGCATGGTGGTGGGCACGCGCTCGGCGGTGTTCGCGCCGGTGACTGATCTCGCGTTGATCGTGGTTGACGAAGAACACGATCACTCCTACAAGCAGGAGGAAACGCCGCGCTACCACGCGCGCGATGTGGCCATCATGCGCGCGAAAATGGCGGGCGCGGCGATCGTCCTGGGTTCGGCAACGCCGTCGCTGGAGTCTTACCACAACGCGCGCACCGGCAAGTCCACGCTGATCGAACTTCCCGATCGCGTCGAGAGCCGCCCGCTGCCCGAGGTCGAAATCCTCGACATGCGTGAAGAGTTCCGCGAAACCGGCCACCAGCAGATCGTCTCCCGCAAGCTCGCGGCGGAAATCGGCGACCGCTTGGCTCGCAACGAGCAGGTCATGCTGCTGCTCAATCGGCGCGGCTACTCCGCCTTCGTCCTCTGCCGTACCTGCGGCGACACGGTGCAGTGCAAGAACTGCGCCATCGCCATGACCCACCACAAGCGCCGCCGCGCGCTCGAATGCCACTACTGCGGCTACACCCGCCCGGTGCCGCAGACCTGCCCCAAGTGCGGCAGCGAGTACGTGCAATTCCTGGGCTCCGGCTCGGAGAAGCTGGAAGAGCAGCTCCACGCCATGTATCCGCAGGCGCGCATCGCGCGGCTCGATCGCGACACCGTCCGCGCCCGCGGCGACTTCGAGCGCGTGCTCTCCGCCCTGCACGCCGGCGAGTTGGACATGGTTGTCGGCACGCAGATGATCGCCAAGGGCCACGACATTCACGGCGTCACGCTGGTGGGCGTGGTGGGCGCCGACCTCGCTCTCGTCTTCCCCGACTTCCGCGCCGCCGAGCGCACCTTTCAGTTACTCGCACAGGTCGCTGGACGCGCCGGACGCGGCAGCGCTCCCGGCAAGGTGATCCTGCAAACCTATTTCCCCGAGCACTACGCCGTGCAGTTCGCCGCGCAGCACAACTACTCGGCGTTTTACGACAAGGAACTCCGCTACCGGAACTGGATGCGCTATCCGCCCTTCAGCGCGCTCGCCAACGTGCTGGTGCGTAGCGACTGCCTGGACGACGCGCTTCAATGGGCGGGAACGCTCGGGCAATGGCTGGAGAAGACGCCGCACGAAAGCATCCGCGCACTCGGCCCGGCCGCGGCGCCGCTTTCGCGCCTCATGACCGAGTACCGCTATCATTTTGTCCTGAAATCCGCCAGCCGCGCCAAGCTCAATGGCCTGCTGCGGGCCATGCTGGCCTACGCCGTCGCGCAGAAAATCCCGCGCACCAATGTGGTTGTGGACGTGGACGCTCTGTCGCTGCTTTGA
- a CDS encoding YicC family protein: MAIRSMTGYAQVRGQVHDRLGFTLSLKAVNHRFLDLHLRMPAEMDALEMQLRRALKSKLARGHVELTLSIERADAPGIAINRELVGGYIKAFRGAAKEFGLTGEPDLNAILKIPGALDGAGGEFGEEAEQAVLAKLDEAVKRLDVMRAEEGKGIDRQLRGHMQRLLEATQEIAKHRAAVSRAYLEKVQLRMQELIGAHADRDRILQEAALLAERSDIREELVRMDTHVQHFLGLLDQGGEVGKKLDFLLQEMGREANTLLSKTSGVAGEALRITEVGLGMKAEIEKSREQVQNVE, from the coding sequence ATGGCCATCCGTTCCATGACCGGCTACGCGCAGGTGAGAGGGCAGGTACACGACCGCCTCGGGTTTACCTTGTCGCTGAAGGCGGTGAACCACCGCTTTCTCGATCTGCACCTGCGCATGCCGGCGGAAATGGATGCGCTGGAGATGCAACTCCGGCGCGCGCTCAAGAGCAAGCTGGCGCGCGGGCACGTCGAGCTGACGCTCTCCATCGAGCGTGCCGACGCGCCGGGGATCGCCATCAATCGCGAACTGGTCGGCGGCTACATCAAGGCGTTTCGTGGCGCCGCCAAGGAATTCGGCCTGACCGGCGAGCCCGATCTGAACGCCATCTTGAAGATTCCCGGCGCGCTGGACGGCGCCGGCGGCGAGTTCGGCGAAGAGGCGGAACAGGCAGTGCTGGCTAAGCTCGACGAGGCTGTCAAGCGCCTGGACGTCATGCGCGCGGAAGAGGGCAAGGGCATTGACCGCCAGTTGCGCGGGCACATGCAGCGCCTGCTTGAGGCCACGCAGGAAATCGCAAAGCATCGCGCCGCGGTCTCGCGCGCCTATCTGGAGAAAGTGCAGTTGCGCATGCAAGAGCTGATCGGGGCCCACGCCGACCGCGACCGTATCCTGCAGGAAGCCGCGCTGCTGGCCGAGCGCAGCGACATCCGCGAAGAACTGGTGCGCATGGATACCCACGTCCAGCATTTCCTCGGGCTGCTCGACCAGGGCGGCGAGGTCGGGAAAAAGCTGGATTTCCTGCTGCAGGAGATGGGACGCGAGGCCAACACGCTGCTGTCGAAAACTTCCGGCGTGGCCGGCGAAGCCCTGCGCATTACCGAGGTCGGGCTGGGTATGAAGGCGGAAATCGAAAAGTCGCGGGAACAGGTGCAGAACGTCGAATGA
- the gmk gene encoding guanylate kinase, translating to MSGILFIISAPSGSGKTTLTNELLTLVPGLEFSISYTTRPPRGSEQHGRHYFFISQREFDAMIARGEFLEHACVFGQYYGTAKRFLEDARKTGRDLVLDIDVQGAAQVKEKMPEAVSIFILPPSREVLEFRLRNRSQSEHMDSEEVIRRRLEGARKEIETYGNYDYILVNDRLEPSIALLKAIVAAERLRRSGAKPSAEDVGVLAAAEQCLLPSTRQRAEQILASFETAGRGHEEKVQ from the coding sequence ATGAGCGGCATCCTGTTCATCATTTCGGCGCCATCCGGTTCCGGCAAAACCACGCTCACCAACGAACTGCTGACCCTGGTTCCCGGGCTGGAATTCTCCATCTCCTACACCACGCGCCCGCCGCGCGGCAGCGAGCAGCATGGCCGCCATTACTTCTTCATCTCCCAGCGGGAATTCGATGCCATGATCGCACGCGGCGAGTTCCTGGAGCACGCTTGCGTCTTCGGCCAGTACTACGGCACGGCCAAGCGCTTCCTGGAAGACGCGCGCAAGACCGGACGCGACCTGGTGCTCGACATTGACGTGCAGGGCGCGGCGCAGGTGAAGGAGAAAATGCCGGAGGCGGTCAGCATTTTCATCTTGCCGCCCTCGCGGGAGGTTCTGGAGTTCCGGCTCCGCAATCGCAGCCAATCGGAACATATGGATTCTGAGGAGGTGATCCGTCGCCGCCTGGAGGGCGCGCGCAAAGAGATTGAAACTTACGGGAACTATGACTATATACTTGTAAACGACCGGTTGGAACCATCCATCGCCCTGCTGAAGGCCATCGTGGCGGCTGAGCGCCTGAGGCGCTCGGGTGCGAAGCCTTCCGCGGAGGACGTTGGAGTGTTGGCCGCAGCCGAGCAATGCTTGCTGCCCAGCACTCGTCAGCGTGCCGAGCAGATTTTGGCTTCCTTCGAAACGGCCGGGCGTGGACACGAGGAGAAAGTACAATGA
- a CDS encoding ABC transporter ATP-binding protein/permease: protein MRHAWRLVRYIRPYALQLLAAVVLLALVGLLDAFRVLLVGPIFDRVLHPASQSSNLLLFTIPWSHRSIYLQQLVPEHFHNAWTIVAFALVASTVAKGLFDYAGTYLVNYAGFGLITDLRDDLYNAVLRRSVAFFHKHATGTLLSTLINDIERVQMAMSAVLAEFLQQFFALIFTAFVVVLLGGKLAWVLLLFIPFIAVSMHRIGRRVRRTTRRGQDKLAEIHNILHETITGNRIVKAFGMELWEAVRFRGAAKRLFRANLRSVRAAALSSPLMDAIGAIAIALLLLMGRDRIKTGAFTAGTFLAFIVAVFKLYDPVRKFALFYNNFQQAIGASSAIFSFMDAEDDVKEQPKPVQLPKFHDAIRFEHVSFAYENGDGTPRPVLQDIHLEVKAGEVVAIVGSSGAGKTTMVHLVPRFFDVSGGRLSIDGRDVRELSLASLRAQIGIVTQDTILFNDTVRNNIAYGQPNVPLAVVKAAAEAALANAFISELPDGYSTIIGERGVRLSGGERQRIAIARALLKNAPILILDEATSALDTESEALVASALQNLMAGRTTVVIAHRLSTVRRADRIVVLENGTISDVGSHDDLMTRLGTYRRLYDLQFVDLESPKVAAESASETK, encoded by the coding sequence ATGCGTCACGCCTGGCGCCTGGTGCGCTACATCCGCCCCTACGCCCTGCAACTGCTCGCCGCCGTGGTGCTGCTGGCGCTGGTGGGACTGCTGGACGCCTTCCGGGTGCTGCTCGTTGGGCCGATTTTCGACCGGGTGCTGCATCCGGCGTCGCAGTCGAGCAACCTTTTGCTCTTTACCATTCCGTGGTCACACCGGTCAATTTACCTCCAGCAACTTGTTCCCGAGCATTTCCACAACGCGTGGACGATCGTGGCCTTCGCGCTCGTCGCCTCCACCGTTGCCAAGGGGCTGTTCGATTATGCCGGCACCTACCTGGTGAACTACGCCGGGTTCGGGCTAATCACCGACCTGCGTGACGACCTCTACAATGCCGTCCTGCGCCGCTCGGTGGCTTTCTTCCACAAGCACGCGACGGGCACGCTGCTCTCCACCCTCATCAACGACATCGAGCGCGTGCAGATGGCCATGTCGGCGGTGCTGGCGGAATTCCTGCAACAGTTCTTCGCCCTGATCTTCACCGCGTTTGTGGTCGTCCTGCTGGGCGGGAAGCTGGCGTGGGTGCTGCTGCTGTTCATACCGTTTATTGCCGTGTCGATGCATCGCATCGGGCGGCGCGTGCGGCGCACCACGCGCCGCGGGCAAGACAAGCTGGCCGAGATCCACAACATCCTGCACGAGACCATTACCGGCAACCGCATCGTCAAGGCTTTTGGCATGGAGTTATGGGAGGCGGTCCGCTTCCGCGGCGCCGCCAAGCGCCTGTTCCGCGCCAACCTGCGCTCGGTGCGCGCCGCCGCGCTCAGCTCGCCCTTGATGGACGCCATCGGCGCCATCGCCATCGCGCTCCTGCTGCTGATGGGCCGCGACCGCATCAAGACTGGCGCGTTCACGGCCGGCACCTTCCTGGCCTTCATCGTCGCCGTGTTCAAGCTGTATGACCCGGTGCGCAAGTTCGCGCTTTTCTACAACAATTTCCAGCAGGCGATCGGGGCGTCGTCGGCGATCTTCAGCTTCATGGACGCGGAGGACGACGTCAAGGAGCAGCCTAAACCGGTGCAGTTGCCGAAATTCCACGATGCCATTCGCTTCGAGCACGTCAGCTTTGCCTACGAAAACGGCGACGGCACGCCGCGTCCGGTGTTGCAGGACATTCATCTCGAGGTCAAAGCCGGCGAAGTCGTCGCCATCGTCGGCTCCAGCGGCGCCGGCAAGACCACCATGGTGCACCTGGTCCCGCGCTTTTTCGACGTGAGCGGCGGCCGTCTGTCCATTGATGGCCGCGACGTGCGCGAGCTCAGCTTGGCGTCGCTGCGGGCGCAGATCGGCATCGTTACCCAGGACACCATCCTGTTCAACGACACCGTGCGCAATAACATTGCCTACGGCCAGCCTAACGTGCCGCTGGCCGTGGTCAAGGCGGCGGCGGAAGCGGCGCTGGCCAACGCCTTCATCAGCGAACTGCCGGACGGCTACAGCACCATCATCGGCGAGCGCGGGGTGCGGCTTTCCGGCGGCGAGCGCCAGCGCATTGCGATTGCGCGCGCCCTGCTGAAGAACGCGCCGATCCTGATTCTCGACGAGGCCACCTCGGCGCTCGACACCGAAAGCGAGGCCTTGGTTGCGTCGGCGCTGCAGAACCTGATGGCCGGCCGCACCACCGTCGTCATCGCCCACCGGCTTTCCACCGTACGCCGCGCCGACCGCATCGTGGTGCTCGAAAATGGAACCATCAGCGATGTCGGCTCGCACGACGACTTGATGACGCGCCTCGGAACCTACCGCAGGTTGTATGATTTGCAGTTCGTGGACTTGGAGTCGCCCAAGGTGGCGGCCGAATCGGCGAGCGAGACGAAATGA
- a CDS encoding HEAT repeat domain-containing protein produces the protein MDLNVQRVYKGPPLQSIALEWTIQDIAPANLSGALGVNAGEYVLVFLQQTKEGYVSTANTDHYFSVSPILSRSQASGSELLEADLRAGLQDRENRYAQANLELLMSYPLLTSTAEVAGLIKRSDPSIDAMVFPILLNNRDFSHLREMLDFASRIPDDAVLSFDDSPFLSAISNIRDVNATTFLTDFLRVQNRYFRRSALQALRAIRNERSIPALVNSLNDGDQFVRFQAVKTLAEITGITDATHSPSLPEFEKSGAQYTQNWEDWWRDEGKAKYAPTTGK, from the coding sequence ATGGATCTCAACGTTCAAAGAGTATACAAGGGACCGCCGTTACAGAGTATTGCGCTCGAATGGACTATACAAGACATCGCGCCGGCAAATCTCTCTGGTGCTTTGGGTGTCAACGCAGGCGAATATGTTCTGGTGTTTCTGCAGCAAACAAAGGAGGGATATGTCTCCACCGCCAATACCGATCATTATTTCTCGGTATCTCCTATTCTGTCCCGGTCGCAAGCGTCAGGGTCGGAACTATTAGAGGCAGATCTACGGGCCGGATTGCAGGACAGAGAGAATCGTTACGCACAAGCTAATCTTGAACTTCTCATGAGCTATCCACTATTAACATCAACGGCCGAAGTCGCTGGATTGATCAAGCGGAGCGACCCTTCGATCGATGCGATGGTGTTTCCAATTCTGTTGAACAACCGGGATTTTTCCCATTTACGAGAGATGCTGGATTTTGCCAGTCGCATACCCGACGACGCCGTGTTGAGCTTCGATGATTCTCCGTTCTTGTCGGCAATATCCAATATTCGCGATGTGAATGCTACTACATTTCTAACCGACTTCTTGCGGGTACAGAATCGTTATTTCCGGCGCAGTGCATTGCAAGCGCTGCGTGCGATTAGAAACGAAAGGAGTATTCCCGCACTCGTGAACAGCCTGAACGACGGCGATCAGTTTGTTCGTTTCCAAGCAGTGAAGACACTCGCCGAGATAACGGGTATCACTGATGCAACGCATTCCCCTTCGCTTCCTGAATTCGAGAAGTCCGGAGCTCAGTACACTCAGAACTGGGAGGACTGGTGGCGCGATGAGGGAAAGGCCAAGTATGCCCCGACAACCGGTAAATAG
- the raiA gene encoding ribosome-associated translation inhibitor RaiA, with product MNVEYTGRQYEITPKDRKQVERGLAKLIKILGENFESKVILAVEKRRCKAEITVTVRSHPIVGLAEAGDMIAAVGEALERIERQAIKHRTRWRSIKQKARKKQPASAAEVQVEKYRMAVGASVTSAVPVVVHAYPAASRSLEAHVVPSSDAVALHPMTVEEAVKEAEFRDRDVFVFRDKQGKVKVLHRTKDGKMELIEAP from the coding sequence ATGAACGTGGAATACACCGGCAGGCAGTACGAAATCACTCCCAAAGACCGCAAGCAGGTCGAACGCGGGCTCGCAAAGCTGATCAAAATCCTGGGCGAAAATTTTGAATCGAAGGTGATCCTGGCAGTGGAGAAGCGACGCTGCAAGGCCGAGATCACAGTGACGGTGCGCAGCCACCCGATTGTCGGCCTGGCCGAAGCGGGCGACATGATCGCCGCCGTCGGCGAGGCGCTGGAGCGCATCGAGCGGCAGGCGATCAAGCACCGCACCCGCTGGCGCTCCATTAAGCAGAAGGCCCGCAAAAAGCAGCCTGCCAGCGCGGCGGAAGTGCAGGTGGAGAAGTACCGCATGGCAGTGGGCGCCAGCGTTACCTCTGCGGTTCCCGTGGTGGTGCACGCCTACCCCGCCGCGTCGCGCTCGCTGGAGGCGCACGTGGTGCCGTCCAGCGATGCCGTCGCGCTGCACCCAATGACAGTGGAGGAGGCCGTCAAGGAAGCCGAATTCCGCGATCGCGACGTGTTCGTCTTCCGCGATAAGCAGGGCAAAGTCAAAGTCCTGCACCGCACCAAAGACGGGAAGATGGAGTTGATCGAAGCGCCGTAA
- the rapZ gene encoding RNase adapter RapZ encodes MPVTRASNGRVRRTNLHRKALGVRDADRRPELVIITGMSGSGKASVLKVFEDLGYYAVDNLPMELLPRFAELARSSDVERTALVMDVREGAQLERLPGVLKQIKRLLHTTVLFLEASDEALLRRFSETRRPHPLGISAPVKSSIAAERRRLRPISAVADVILDTTKFNVHELRDHIMRRFQRERSEKNILVSCVCFGYGHGVPYDADLLFDVRFLPNPHFVPEFRPYTGRHPKVAKFIRSFPQTQEFINRISDLLVYLLPHYVKEGKSYLTIGFGCTGGQHRSVMIAEDVGKRLRKGGYQVKIIHRDSPR; translated from the coding sequence ATGCCCGTTACCCGCGCCAGCAACGGTCGCGTACGCCGCACCAATCTGCATCGCAAGGCCTTGGGTGTGCGCGATGCTGACCGCCGGCCGGAGTTGGTGATCATCACCGGCATGAGCGGCTCGGGCAAGGCCTCGGTGCTCAAGGTCTTCGAAGACCTCGGCTACTACGCCGTGGACAACCTGCCGATGGAACTGCTGCCGCGCTTTGCCGAACTGGCACGCTCCTCGGATGTCGAGCGCACGGCGTTGGTTATGGACGTGCGCGAAGGCGCCCAACTCGAGCGCCTGCCCGGCGTGCTGAAGCAGATCAAGCGCCTGCTGCACACCACCGTATTGTTCCTCGAGGCCAGCGACGAGGCGCTACTGCGGCGCTTCAGCGAGACCCGCCGGCCCCATCCGCTCGGCATTTCGGCCCCGGTGAAGTCCTCGATCGCCGCCGAGCGGCGCCGCCTGCGCCCCATTTCCGCGGTCGCCGACGTGATCTTGGACACCACGAAGTTTAATGTGCACGAGCTGCGCGACCACATCATGCGTCGCTTCCAGCGCGAGCGCTCCGAGAAGAATATTCTGGTGTCGTGTGTCTGCTTCGGATATGGCCACGGCGTCCCCTACGATGCCGACCTGCTGTTTGACGTCCGCTTCCTGCCCAACCCGCATTTCGTGCCCGAGTTCCGGCCTTATACCGGGCGTCATCCCAAGGTGGCGAAGTTCATCCGCTCGTTCCCGCAGACGCAGGAGTTCATCAACCGCATTTCAGATTTGCTGGTATACCTGCTGCCGCACTACGTAAAGGAAGGCAAGAGCTATCTGACCATCGGCTTCGGCTGCACAGGCGGACAACATCGCTCGGTGATGATCGCCGAGGACGTCGGCAAGCGTCTGCGCAAGGGCGGGTACCAGGTCAAGATCATCCATCGCGATTCCCCGCGATGA
- the coaBC gene encoding bifunctional phosphopantothenoylcysteine decarboxylase/phosphopantothenate--cysteine ligase CoaBC, protein MRIALGVSGGIAAYKAAEILRLLQDRGVKVQVVMTRAAQEFVRPLTFAALSGEKVITEIFARADGEPNLESAIEHIAVAERIDALLVAPATADILAKFANGIADDFLSTLFLATTAPVIVAPAMNANMWHNPATQANLATLRSRRVRIVEPGSGYLACGMIGPGRLAENEAIVAAVLELLGAAQDFVGETVLITAGPTREAIDPVRYISNRSSGKMGYALAEAALRRGARVLLIGGPTALKPPDGAEIVFIESAAEMHQAVMARAGEANIIIKAAAVADYRPKKVSLQKIKRHDFLREGVPGYAEIELEPTPDIAAELGARKKDQIIVGFAAETENVLENARKKLVGKGLDAIVANDVSQPGIGMDSDRNAVTIITASEVVDVPEASKAEVAQRILDVILRLRAKRTSPATRS, encoded by the coding sequence ATGCGAATCGCGCTGGGTGTCAGCGGCGGAATTGCAGCCTACAAGGCGGCGGAAATCCTCCGCCTCCTGCAAGACCGCGGCGTCAAGGTGCAGGTCGTCATGACCCGCGCCGCCCAGGAATTTGTACGTCCCCTGACCTTTGCTGCTCTTTCCGGCGAAAAGGTTATCACCGAGATTTTCGCACGCGCGGACGGCGAGCCCAACCTCGAATCCGCCATCGAGCACATCGCCGTCGCCGAGCGCATTGACGCCCTGCTGGTCGCGCCGGCTACGGCCGACATCCTCGCCAAATTCGCCAATGGCATCGCCGACGATTTCCTCTCCACGCTCTTCCTCGCTACCACCGCGCCGGTGATCGTCGCGCCGGCCATGAATGCCAACATGTGGCACAACCCGGCCACGCAGGCGAACTTGGCAACTCTGCGCAGCCGCCGCGTCCGCATCGTCGAGCCCGGCAGCGGATATTTGGCCTGCGGCATGATTGGGCCGGGCCGCCTGGCGGAGAACGAGGCCATTGTCGCGGCCGTGCTCGAGCTGCTGGGCGCCGCACAGGACTTTGTCGGTGAAACCGTGCTCATCACTGCCGGACCCACGCGCGAGGCCATTGACCCGGTGCGCTACATCAGCAATCGTTCCAGCGGGAAGATGGGGTATGCGCTGGCGGAAGCGGCCCTGCGGCGCGGCGCCCGCGTGTTGCTGATCGGCGGCCCGACTGCGCTCAAGCCGCCGGATGGTGCGGAGATCGTCTTCATCGAAAGCGCGGCTGAGATGCACCAAGCGGTGATGGCCCGTGCCGGCGAGGCCAACATCATCATCAAGGCTGCCGCCGTGGCGGACTACCGCCCGAAAAAGGTTTCTCTGCAGAAAATCAAGCGGCACGATTTCCTGCGCGAGGGCGTGCCCGGCTATGCCGAGATCGAGTTGGAGCCCACGCCCGACATTGCCGCCGAACTGGGCGCGCGCAAGAAGGACCAAATTATCGTCGGCTTCGCCGCGGAAACTGAAAATGTCCTGGAGAACGCGCGCAAGAAGCTGGTTGGCAAAGGGCTGGATGCGATCGTCGCCAACGACGTTTCGCAGCCTGGCATCGGCATGGATTCCGACCGCAACGCTGTGACCATCATCACCGCCTCCGAGGTCGTGGACGTGCCGGAGGCGAGCAAGGCGGAAGTCGCGCAGCGCATTCTCGACGTCATCCTCCGCCTGCGCGCTAAGCGCACTTCTCCCGCCACAAGAAGCTAA
- the rpoZ gene encoding DNA-directed RNA polymerase subunit omega: MKLMDGFDSNYRFILVAARRARQIQSGARPIISTHSRKPCRIAQDEIKAGKVKWFIPETPKSPVTVAEELLNKAMAAEK, encoded by the coding sequence ATGAAGTTGATGGACGGGTTCGACAGTAACTATCGGTTCATCCTGGTGGCGGCGCGCCGCGCGCGCCAAATCCAGTCCGGCGCCCGGCCGATCATCAGCACCCATTCGCGCAAGCCCTGCCGCATCGCTCAGGACGAGATCAAGGCGGGGAAAGTGAAGTGGTTCATCCCGGAAACGCCGAAGTCGCCTGTAACCGTGGCGGAAGAACTCCTCAATAAGGCGATGGCAGCGGAAAAGTGA
- a CDS encoding uracil-DNA glycosylase produces the protein MPLNLTPDQKRALAARVNYYRELGIYDFYRRESDVARPPSPAEAAAHAPSRVPEALADHDIGVVVNTPAPSMFAPELPEKVAADPADALRIIREDLGDCTRCKLHKQGRKQIVFGVGNPRAELMFIGEGPGADEDQQGEPFVGRAGQLLNKMIEAMGLKRSDVYIANVVKCRPPGNRTPERDECETCMPFLLRQVETINPRVIVALGAVAAKNLLQMNSSMGELRSRSYDFRGSKLFVTYHPAFLLRDPRQKSEAWKDLQQVMKFMGLKVSQRTSS, from the coding sequence ATGCCCTTAAACCTTACGCCTGACCAGAAGCGCGCCCTCGCTGCTCGCGTGAATTACTACCGCGAGCTGGGCATTTACGATTTCTACCGCCGCGAATCCGACGTGGCGCGGCCGCCCTCGCCCGCGGAAGCTGCGGCACACGCGCCTTCGCGTGTGCCCGAAGCGCTCGCCGACCACGACATCGGTGTCGTCGTCAACACTCCCGCACCCAGTATGTTTGCCCCCGAGCTGCCGGAGAAAGTTGCCGCCGATCCCGCCGACGCCTTGCGCATCATCCGTGAAGATCTGGGCGATTGCACTCGCTGCAAGCTCCACAAGCAAGGCCGCAAGCAAATCGTCTTCGGCGTCGGCAACCCGCGCGCCGAGTTGATGTTCATCGGTGAGGGCCCCGGCGCCGACGAAGATCAGCAAGGCGAGCCCTTTGTCGGCCGCGCCGGGCAGTTGCTCAACAAGATGATCGAGGCCATGGGCCTGAAGCGTTCCGACGTGTACATCGCCAACGTAGTCAAGTGCCGGCCGCCGGGGAACCGCACGCCGGAGCGCGACGAATGCGAAACCTGCATGCCGTTTCTGCTGCGCCAGGTCGAAACCATCAATCCCAGGGTGATTGTCGCCCTCGGCGCCGTCGCCGCCAAAAACCTGCTGCAGATGAATTCGTCCATGGGCGAACTGCGTTCACGCTCCTACGATTTCCGCGGCTCGAAACTCTTCGTCACCTACCACCCCGCGTTTCTCTTGCGCGACCCGCGCCAGAAGTCGGAAGCGTGGAAGGACCTGCAGCAGGTGATGAAGTTCATGGGACTGAAGGTTTCGCAAAGGACAAGCAGTTGA